The following are encoded in a window of Magnolia sinica isolate HGM2019 unplaced genomic scaffold, MsV1 ctg348, whole genome shotgun sequence genomic DNA:
- the LOC131236267 gene encoding probable LRR receptor-like serine/threonine-protein kinase At3g47570, translated as MMEFPRSNLRVLWSFILFHAILLSSINRCSPSVFTLKNETDRLALLAFKYGISEDPLGILSSWNDSLHFCEWKGITCSRRHHQRVTSLNLRDHSLVGHLSPHIGNLSFLRRIDLSNNKFQGQIPQEIDRLFRLQYLNLSVNSLQGEIPSNLSHCSELITINIMQNQLVGELPTELGSLSRLIVLNVYSNNLSGSIPPSLGNLSSLTTLDLTSNIFDGQIPNQLGQLAGIITFRISGNQLSGTIPPSIYNLSSIQVFSVTANRLQGSISPNLGLVFPHLRRILVAGNQFTGTLPNSLSNASSLEAVDFSSNSFSGHVPLNLGSLSRLYHCNIEKNQLGSREGDDLSFLTSLTNCTRLKVISAATNNLYGELPSSITNLSTHLNWLLLGGNKIFGIIPKGIENLISLYDLDLSTNSLKGIIPDAIGKLDKLQVLRLFQNKLSGRIPSSIGNITRLSFLYLDGNGFHGNIPSSFANWGFMEELFISRNKLNGTILNQVGAAIIGLDHNSFTGSLLLEVDNLENIRGMDVSENKLSGEIPNTLGKCQSMEVLYMHGNLFQGTIPESLKNLKGIKELDLSRNNLSGQIPKYLEEFHFLQYLNLSFNNFEGEVPKGGIFRNASAISIVGNSKLCGGIPELQLPGCPKQASKKRGKALTHRVKVTVITVVLSSFLLSCIIAALYWRRNSPKKASSPSSTKNQWLQVSYADLLQATDGFSSANLIGVGSFGSVYKGLLECFETLVAVKVLDLLQQGAFKSFAAECEALRNIRHRNLVKILTVCSSTDFNGNDFKALVFEYMPNGSLEKWLHPNVDEQPQPKCLNLTQRLNIAIDVASALDYLHHHSKIPIVHRDLKPSNVLLDDDMVAHVGDFGLTRFLSEATEGFSQNQTTTSGIKGSIGYIPPEYGMGGKASTHGDVYSYGILLLEMITGKQPTDDMFKDNQSLHHFAKSAFPEQVMEIIDPTLLLKGAEAIQNSENHNNLRNKMDDCLVSLVSVGVSCSVESPKERMKMRDVVMEMHAIRDLYLEVGIHRQRQNRPLLLGEGSSYL; from the exons ATGATGGAATTCCCACGTTCCAATCTCAGGGTATTATGGTCATTTATCCTCTTCCATGCAATCCTTCTCTCCTCCATCAACCGCTGCTCACCCTCGGTATTTACgttgaaaaatgagacagatcgacTCGCATTGCTCGCATTCAAATATGGTATTTCCGAAGATCCTCTTGGAATCTTGAGTTCATGGAACGATTCTCTCCATTTCTGCGAATGGAAGGGAATCACCTGCAGTCGCCGCCATCATCAAAGGGTCACGAGCTTGAACCTCAGGGACCACAGCTTGGTGGGTCACTTATCACCTCACATTGGAAATCTCTCTTTCCTGAGAAGAATCGATCTCTCCAACAACAAATTCCAAGGCCAAATCCCTCAAGAAATAGACCGTCTATTCCGGTTGCAGTATCTCAATCTGTCCGTAAATTCACTGCAAGGAgaaattccatccaatctgagcCACTGTTCAGAACTCATAACCATTAACATCATGCAGAATCAGCTGGTAGGAGAACTTCCTACTGAGCTTGGCTCTTTGTCAAGGCTCATTGTTCTTAACGTCTACAGCAACAATCTCAGTGGAAGCATCCCACCTTCGTTGGGGAACCTTTCCTCTCTCACCACTCTTGATCTAACATCTAACATTTTTGACGGGCAAATTCCAAACCAGCTTGGTCAATTGGCAGGCATTATCACTTTTCGAATAAGTGGAAATCAGTTATCAGGTACGATTCCACCATCGATTTATAATCTCTCATCCATCCAAGTGTTTAGCGTGACAGCTAACCGGCTACAAGGAAGCATTTCCCCCAACCTAGGCCTTGTGTTTCCACACCTGCGTCGGATTCTTGTAGCTGGAAACCAATTCACTGGAACGCTGCCAAATTCATTGTCCAATGCTTCAAGTCTCGAAGCTGTTGATTTTAGCTCCAACAGTTTTAGTGGACACGTGCCTTTGAATCTGGGAAGTCTTTCACGTCTCTACCATTGCAATATCGAGAAAAATCAGCTTGGAAGCAGGGAAGGTGATGACCTGAGCTTCCTCACTTCACTTACCAACTGCACCCGTCTGAAAGTTATAAGTGCAGCTACCAATAATCTCTATGGTGAGTTGCCCAGCTCTATTACTAATCTCTCGACACATCTAAACTGGCTCCTTTTAGGAGGAAACAAGATATTTGGAATCATTcccaagggaattgagaatctcaTTAGCTTGTATGATCTGGATCTGTCAACGAACTCCTTGAAGGGTATTATTCCAGATGCTattgggaagcttgacaagttgcaaGTCTTGagattgtttcaaaataaactttCAGGGCGAATCCCATCTTCAATTGGTAACATCACTCGATTGAGCTTTCTCTACTTGGATGGAAATGGTTTCCATGGAAACATACCATCAAGTTTTGCAAATTGGGGATTTATGGAAGAATTGTTCATTTCTCGAAATAAGCTCAATGGTACCATCCTCAACCAAGTTGGCGCAGCTATAATAGGCCTGGATCACAATTCATTCACTGGGTCTCTCCTGCTGGAAgttgataacttagaaaatattcggGGAATGGACGTCTCAGAGAACAAACTATCAGGTGAAATTCCAAATACGTTGGGAAAGTGTCAAAGCATGGAGGTGCTTTATATGCATGGCAACTTGTTTCAAGGAACCATTCCAGAGTCCCTAAAGAATTTAAAAGGTATCAAAGAGCTAGATCTTTCGCGCAATAACTTGTCTGGGCAGATTCCAAAGTATCTAGAAGAATTTCATTTCTTACAGTATTTGAATTTGTCGTTTAATAATTTTGAGGGTGAAGTGCCCAAAGGAGGAATCTTTAGAAATGCCAGCGCAATTTCAATTGTCGGAAACAGCAAACTCTGTGGAGGTATACCAGAACTACAATTGCCAGGCTGCCCTAAGCAAGCTTCTAAGAAAAGAGGAAAGGCTCTTACTCACAGAGTAAAGGTCACAGTCATTACCGTGGTTTTATCTTCGTTTCTCCTGTCGTGTATCATTGCAGCTCTTTATTGGAGAAGAAATTCTCCAAAGAAAGCTTCTTCTCCATCTTCCACAAAGAATCAGTGGTTACAAGTTTCTTATGCAGATCTCCTTCAAGCAACAGATGGGTTTTCTTCGGCTAATTTAATTGGTGTGGGAAGTTTCGGTTCTGTATATAAAGGACTTCTAGAATGCTTTGAAACACTTGTTGCAGTGAAGGTACTCGACCTCCTACAACAAGGTGCTTTTAAAAGTTTTGCAGCTGAATGCGAAGCATTAAGAAACATTCGGCATCGAAATCTTGTCAAGATCTTAACGGTTTGCTCCAGCACTGATTTtaatggcaatgatttcaaagctCTAGTGTTTGAGTACATGCCTAATGGTAGTCTGGAGAAGTGGTTGCATCCAAATGTAGATGAACAACCTCAACCGAAGTGTTTGAATCTTACCCAAAGGCTAAATATAGCCATTGATGTGGCTTCAGCATTAGATTATCTTCATCACCATTCCAAAATACCAATTGTTCATCGAGACCTAAAACCAAGCAATGTTCTTCTCGATGATGATATGGTTGCCCACGTGGGTGACTTTGGTTTAACAAGATTCCTCTCAGAAGCTACAGAAGGTTTCTCCCAAAATCAAACTACCACATCTGGGATTAAGGGATCGATTGGGTATATTCCACCAG AGTATGGGATGGGCGGGAAGGCGTCCACACATGGAGATGTATACAGTTATGGGATCCTTCTACTCGAGATGATCACTGGAAAGCAaccaactgatgacatgtttaaggACAATCAGAGCCTTCATCACTTTGCAAAGTCGGCTTTTCCTGAACAAGTAATGGAGATTATAGATCCAACACTTCTCTTAAAAGGTGCTGAAGctattcaaaacagtgaaaatcataatAATTTGAGAAATAAAATGGATGATTGCTTGGTTTCATTGGTCAGCGTTGGTGTATCATGTTCTgtagaatcgccaaaggaacgaatGAAGATGAGAGATGTTGTCATGGAAATGCATGCAATTAGAGACTTATATCTCGAGGTTGGGATTCACCGACAGAGACAAAATAGGCCCCTCTTGTTAGGTGAGGGTTCATCTTACCTCTGA